In Verrucomicrobiota bacterium, the genomic stretch TAGTTAGAGAATATGGCGAAACTGACCTACGACAAGGTGATCACGGCCCTTGTCGTGATCGATCCCTATAACGACTTCATTTCGCAGGGTGGCAAGATATGGGACCGCATCAAGGGCGTTGCCGAAGCGAACCATTGCGTTCCCAACATATTGCAAATCATCAATGCGGCGCGGGCGGCAAGGCTTCGCGTTTGCTATGCCCTGCATCATCGGTACCGTCCGGGCGACTACGAGACTTGGAAGTACATCGCGCCCATTCAGAAGGCGGCGTGGATGCGAAAGAGCTTCGAATTCGGCACGTGGGGCGGCGAGATCCGTCCCGGGTTTGAACCCAGGGCAGGCGACATTGTCGCCACGGAGCATTGGTGTTCCAGTGGCTTTGCCAACACCGATTTGGATTTACAGCTCAAACAGCACGGCATCCATCAACTCATCGTCAGCGGGCTCATCGCGCATACCTGCGTCGAAGCGACCGTTCGTTTTGCCGCTGAGCTTGGTTACGAGGTCACGATGGTGAGAGACGCGACCGCGGATTACTCGGATGAAGCGATGCACGCCGCTCTCGACATCAATCTCCCGAACTACGCCAGTGCTATGTCGACTACCGCTGAACTCATCGATTCGATTTCTTCCCTGCAGCCCTCGGCCGAACCGGGGTGAGACTCGTGGCTGTTTGGTTGGTGGCGGGGGCGAGCGTCGACGACCCGCATTTTTCCTCGGATTTGCGCCTGGAGTATGCTGTAGCTTGGCCGTGAAACGGCGCATTGTTGACGTACGACCAAGCGCAGGGCGTGCCTTTATCGACAACCTCTGGAGGAGACCGCGGCGGCAAGCCGAACGATGCGTACGTGAAGCGCAAGCGCGGCTTGAGCCCGAGGGCCGCGAAACCGGGGCCGGGGATTGTTTACAGCCCGTGCGCCGGCCGATGCTTCTGCTGCTGCTTGGAAACAGTCTCGGTCTCCTCTTGCTCGGCTTTGGCCTTTCAAATTCTCGCCCTTCCGCAACGCACCGCCCTGGCGAGGCGAAGCCCTGGCGCACCGAAGCGAAGCGTTACCTTGAGGCAAACGATTACGTCAAGGCAGAGCAACTATTGAAAAAGGTCGCTGACGCCGGCGACACGGACGCAATGGACCACCTGGGCGAGTTGTACCTGTACGGCCCGGCCCTCTACCGAGATAACGCCCAAGCCCGCGAGCGGTTCCTAAAAGCTGCCGAGGCCGGCAACGTATCTGCGATGAACCACATGGGCCAGCTCTACCTGTATGGCTGGGGCGTCACCCAGGACTCGGTCCGGGCGCGTCAATGGTATCAAAAGGCGGCTGAGGGTGGCAGCTCAGAGGCCATGTACACCTTGGGCTGGCTCTATGAGCACGGCTGGGGTGGCGGCCGGGACGTTACCCGGGCTCGCAGGTGGTATCAAAATGCCGCGGCGACCGGCAACGCGGAGGCCGGCCAGGCGCTCTCGCGGATGCACTCAAAGTAGGTGGGGGAACAGTCCCGCCCTTCGCGTTCCTCCAAAGTCGAAGCCCGTTCAAACGCAATCGCTCCTCATTCCCCGGGGCCGGGGCACCGCGTCGCGGGGGCAGTACAAAATCCCAGCTTACTCGGCGGCGTCGGCAGCAACCGGGTTGATCACTGAAATCGCGAGCTGAGTCAGTTTCCGGTCGGTCTCGGTTTCTTCGTCGAGCGTCGTCTGAAGGAGCCGGGCACCCTCCGTGTCGCCCAACAGCTCCGCGTACGTGCGGGCGCAGCCATAGCCCGCCATTTCATAGTGCTCGACGCGCTGTGCGGCGGCGAGCAGGCCCGCATCGCGCACGCCTTCTTCGGCGTCCCTGTTGAACAGCTCAGCAGCTTCGGCCAGCACGCCCTCCATACCCCGGTGCCTGGGGCCGCGAGTCGACTCGTCGTGGCGGTCCAGGATCTCTTCCAAACGGGCAGCCTGCCGCATGGTTTGTTCAAGGTGCTCTCGGAAGGCGAGGACGAGTTGGGCGTTACTCGTGGCTTGAATCATCTTGGGCAGCGCCTCGGCAATCTGCGTCTCGGCACTGTAAAGGCCTTTGAGTTCGCGAACGTAAAGGTCTTTGAGGGTTTGAAGCTTCATTTTCGGAAGTCGTTTGGCGGTCGAGGTCGGTATTGGCTCGAGCTTGGCGCAAGAGGGGTCACGGCTGGCCGGCCGGCGGAAACTTCTGCTTCCTACCACCGGTGGGTTTTCAAATGAGCGGTGATGGACCAAAACACGATTCTCCTTCACCGCCCCCTTCGTAGCGCCCGGGCCAGTACCGATAAGCAAAGATCCTCGAGGCCATCGCGGCCGACGTCAAGGCGGTTAGATCCCCGTACCGAGGATTCTTGACGCGGTGCTTGGGCCATGATGGCGAGCGCGTGACGAGGGGCAACTGATCACTGCCTTCAACGGGCGAGCGGCACGGGGCGGCCCCTTTTTGTCGATGGCCTGGAGTATATCCGCTCCGCCGCGCGTTTTACAGACCAGCACCTCCAGTGCCTCGCGGACAGGAATGGCGCTGCAGCCCCTCGTGGTTTCATCGTCTTTCACCAGCGATCGTGAGCTGCCATTTTCCCGGCGGAACCTCGATCCTTGCGGCGGTTCCGAAAGCGATTAGAGATATTTGGTGGGAGACAATTCGATCCGTCACCGGTATTTCCACTCCGGGGAACTATTCAGCCTTAAGCACCTCACGGGGAACCTCGAGCTCGCCCATGCGATCTCGGACGAATCCGGCGGCCGATACACGGCGATATTGCCGCAAGACCTTGAAATCAACCAGCGTTGCGCGAGCGCCATTCGGGATGCCGACCTCCTGGCATTGGTCAGCGCGGACGTCGCACTCTTCCATTTTGACGGTCCGGAACTTGATTCAGGAACCGTCGTGGAGTTTGTGTTCGCCAAGCTCGCTGATATTCCCGCCGTACTGCTTCGTACCGATTTCCGGCGGGGCGGGGACAGTCACCATGATCCTTGGAATTTGATGGTGAGCGATTGGCCAAGAACGATCAAGGTCATACTTCACGGTATGGAACTTTATCACGCGACGCGGCACAAGCAGGGAGACCGGCCGGCCGAGCCTACGATCCGGGAGGTGGCTCGCCAGGTTATCGAGGCTTTCGATCGCGTCATCAGACAACCCGCCGTGCTCCCGCGGGGCCTGCGCGAGGCGGCTTACCACTGGTTATCCATCGCACCCGGGTTCGGAAGCGCGGCTGCTGAAGTCGATGCTCGATTCAGCGATATCCTGAGAGGAAAGGTTATGCGCCAACTGCTGTGATCGAAAGCCGGACAGCGTGGAGCGTCAGCGCAGTCCGTGGGCTCTGTGATCTACTACGCCCATATCGCCCATCAACGCGATGCTCGGGTTATTATCGGCACGGCTGCTCGGCGTGGATTCACCCCCTGAGCCGGCATTCTACCGAGATAAGGTAATTATCTGAATGGTATTACAGGTGTGCCGCGCCGGGCCTGCCCTGGGGTTAACGGCAACGGCGCCGAGCAGGGTAGCGTCCGGGAACTGGCGGCCGGCATCTCAGCTCAAAGGTCGGCCGGAAGTCTGGCGAGAAAATCGGCGACAAAAGGTGCGTAGACGGATGCATGGAGAAGGGTCGTATGGCCGCCGGTCTCCTGGCTGGCGGGAATCAGGACGAATTGCCCCTTGCGGACCTTTTGCTTGGCCCGATCAAAGCTGCCGAGTTCTGGCGGGTTCAGTTCGTCGTCAGCAAAGTTAATGGCGAGCACCGCCGCCTGAATCGTTTCCAGATCCGGCATGGCGTCATAATCGGCGCTTGCTTCCAAGCGGTGCACCAGGTCGTTGGCATCGATCTGGCCGCTCTGACAAAAGTCGGCGATGCTTTGGAGCAAGGCCTGTACCTGTTCAACGCTCGCCAACTCTTTCTGGAGCTGGATCGCGTTACTGGTCATCAGTCGAAACAGCGGGTAGACCCGCGCCAGTGAGGGAGGCGGTTGATGATAGTCGCCGCCGTTCCATGCAGGGTCGGATCGAATCGCCGTGGTAATCATGCGCCGCCAAAGCAGGTTGCGGCCTGCAATTTTTTCCGGCTGGCAACCCACCGGGATGATGGCATCCATTAGCGTCGGGTATTGTTCGCCCCAAAGCCAGGCGTGCATCCCGCCCATGCTGGTGCCGAACACCAGCCGCAGATGTTTGATGCCGAGCCCCTCGGTGACGAGCCGTTGCTCAGCGGCGATCATATCCTTGTAGCCATAATGCGGGAATCGATCGTGCAGCCCATCACTGGGCTTACTCGAGCCGCCAAGTCCGATGGCGTCGGGCAGGATGAGGTAGTACTTCGTTGAGTCAAGCGGCTGACCGGGCTGGAACATCACCCCCTTAAAGCTGTCAGCCAGAAACATCGTTCCTGTGTTGGTCGTGCCGTGAATCAGGAGAACCGCGTTCCGGACCTCTCCGGTAACGGGATCGCGCGCGGGCTGGCCGATCGTCCGATAATGGAGCCTCAATTCAGGCAACGACTCGCCATTGCAAAAACGAAAGTCTTTAAGGACATAATCGCTTTCAGCCGTAATCAACGGATCCTCATCGCCAGGCTGGCGGGCCGAGTCTTCCCGGGCGAAAGCGAGGGGAATCTGAAGGAACCCGGCGGTGAGCAAGGATACAATCGGGCGCATGGATGTTACCGTGGGAGGTTACGACCGAAACGGGAAGAAGGGGCTGCGTTTCGTTTCTTTACGATGGCTGTTTTGTCTTTGATGTAAATGGTTGACGGACTCCGACGGCTAACGGCCGCAGGTTTTCCCGGCCGGTTTTTTATAAAGCTCACCTTGGCTTGCCCGTAGAATATCCTCGGCCATCTCCGGAGCAGGGTTGTACGCTGGAGGAATGTTTCCTGAGCGCATCGTCCGCCTGAGCGGAGAAGCCGCCGACATTTGTCACCGGCTTGGTGCTGCGGATCGCGTCGCAGCCGTGAGCGCGTTCGCGCCGGGCGCAGTCCGCGTGGGCCGTCCGGTGGTCGGCGGGTTTTCAACGCTCCGAATGGCAGACCTGCTGTCAATCAAGCCCGACCTGGTGATCACGTTTTCTGACGTGCAAGCCCAGCTTGCGGCCGATCTCATTCGTAACCATTGCACGGTTCTGGCGACTAATCAGCGCTCGTTACGGGGAATCACCCAAGCGATCCTGTTGATCGGGCGCAGCATCGGCTGCGCTTCGGAAGCCGAAAACCTGGCCGCTGTGTTTGAGCGCCGGCTTGAGACCTTGCGGCAGGCGGAGGGGCCGCGCCCGCGGATCTACTTTGAAGAATGGGACGAACCGCTCATCACGGGTATCGGGTGGGTAAGCGAGGCAATCAAGCTGGCGGGCGGCGAGGACGTGTTTTACCGGCCTGATGCAAAAGCGGCTCGAGACCGGCAAGTCGAAGCGAGTGCCGTTTGCCACGCTGACCCTCAGATCATCTTCGCCAGTTGGTGCGGGAAGCCCGTGGATGGGCAACAGATCGCGAGACGGGCCGGCTGGGACGCCATCTCGGCGGTCAAGCACGGCGAAATTCATGAGATTGCCTCAGCGGACATCCTTCAACCGGGCCCGGGTGTGCTTGAGGGCATCAAACAA encodes the following:
- a CDS encoding cysteine hydrolase, coding for MAKLTYDKVITALVVIDPYNDFISQGGKIWDRIKGVAEANHCVPNILQIINAARAARLRVCYALHHRYRPGDYETWKYIAPIQKAAWMRKSFEFGTWGGEIRPGFEPRAGDIVATEHWCSSGFANTDLDLQLKQHGIHQLIVSGLIAHTCVEATVRFAAELGYEVTMVRDATADYSDEAMHAALDINLPNYASAMSTTAELIDSISSLQPSAEPG
- a CDS encoding sel1 repeat family protein → MKRRIVDVRPSAGRAFIDNLWRRPRRQAERCVREAQARLEPEGRETGAGDCLQPVRRPMLLLLLGNSLGLLLLGFGLSNSRPSATHRPGEAKPWRTEAKRYLEANDYVKAEQLLKKVADAGDTDAMDHLGELYLYGPALYRDNAQARERFLKAAEAGNVSAMNHMGQLYLYGWGVTQDSVRARQWYQKAAEGGSSEAMYTLGWLYEHGWGGGRDVTRARRWYQNAAATGNAEAGQALSRMHSK
- a CDS encoding ferritin-like domain-containing protein; protein product: MKLQTLKDLYVRELKGLYSAETQIAEALPKMIQATSNAQLVLAFREHLEQTMRQAARLEEILDRHDESTRGPRHRGMEGVLAEAAELFNRDAEEGVRDAGLLAAAQRVEHYEMAGYGCARTYAELLGDTEGARLLQTTLDEETETDRKLTQLAISVINPVAADAAE
- a CDS encoding nucleoside 2-deoxyribosyltransferase, with translation MGDNSIRHRYFHSGELFSLKHLTGNLELAHAISDESGGRYTAILPQDLEINQRCASAIRDADLLALVSADVALFHFDGPELDSGTVVEFVFAKLADIPAVLLRTDFRRGGDSHHDPWNLMVSDWPRTIKVILHGMELYHATRHKQGDRPAEPTIREVARQVIEAFDRVIRQPAVLPRGLREAAYHWLSIAPGFGSAAAEVDARFSDILRGKVMRQLL
- a CDS encoding alpha/beta fold hydrolase is translated as MRPIVSLLTAGFLQIPLAFAREDSARQPGDEDPLITAESDYVLKDFRFCNGESLPELRLHYRTIGQPARDPVTGEVRNAVLLIHGTTNTGTMFLADSFKGVMFQPGQPLDSTKYYLILPDAIGLGGSSKPSDGLHDRFPHYGYKDMIAAEQRLVTEGLGIKHLRLVFGTSMGGMHAWLWGEQYPTLMDAIIPVGCQPEKIAGRNLLWRRMITTAIRSDPAWNGGDYHQPPPSLARVYPLFRLMTSNAIQLQKELASVEQVQALLQSIADFCQSGQIDANDLVHRLEASADYDAMPDLETIQAAVLAINFADDELNPPELGSFDRAKQKVRKGQFVLIPASQETGGHTTLLHASVYAPFVADFLARLPADL
- a CDS encoding ABC transporter substrate-binding protein, with translation MFPERIVRLSGEAADICHRLGAADRVAAVSAFAPGAVRVGRPVVGGFSTLRMADLLSIKPDLVITFSDVQAQLAADLIRNHCTVLATNQRSLRGITQAILLIGRSIGCASEAENLAAVFERRLETLRQAEGPRPRIYFEEWDEPLITGIGWVSEAIKLAGGEDVFYRPDAKAARDRQVEASAVCHADPQIIFASWCGKPVDGQQIARRAGWDAISAVKHGEIHEIASADILQPGPGVLEGIKQMSTIIERWRRAADSSSFRR